The Corvus moneduloides isolate bCorMon1 chromosome 16, bCorMon1.pri, whole genome shotgun sequence genomic sequence taaaatctttaaaatagtAAGCCTGCTATTCTGACAGCAAAGAACACAATGTGGATTGTGGAAAGCCTGCTTGTACACTCATCTAAGGAGAAGGCAAGGCAGAGTCACTACCAGATCTGTTCACTGCTTTTcaagataatttattttaaatgcatccCACAAATCTGGGAGTTTTACCAGGGTGTGCATGAGTTAAAGCCCAACATACAACCCCCCTGATATTTTCTAACTTTAAATAGTGAAACTATGGTATTCATATTGTAGATGGGCATTCCAGGACACATTAAAAAAGCACTGCTGGTAATTTCTCAAATCCAGTCTTTTGTTTCACAGTGCACATTTCTGTACattattcaaataaaactgGCTCTCTGTTACTAGCAAGGACTCTGCACAATGACAACAATTTGCTTAGATTTACTTTTCCATTGTTACCCAGAGAGTGGCTTTTAATACCTCACTGCCATGCATGAGCTCCAATTTCAAGGCAGTTGTTGCAGCAGTCAGTAACTGCTGCTGAAGCAGCCTTACCCTCATCCCTTAAGGTGAAGCGACCCATCTGAGGGAAATCTTTGAATGTCTCAAGGCAGATCGTTCCTGCTGTCCTTAAACGGGCGATGCAGACTTGATCTTGTTTCACAAAACGGGGCCGTGTCttacttttttctcctgtttttttgtCTACCAAGCAGATTAAGGCCtgtataagaaaaaaattaatagctgTGAGTGCTAAAATAAGGACTATTTTTCTTAACAAACAAACGGAATTGGTCTAAGAAAGAatatacaaacaaacaaatatatgaaaaaactTCCACAATTTATTCAGTCATCACTTACACCACTTTTCAGAAGGCCTATGCTAAAAGTTACAGCCATTTTTGTGTTAGGGCACTGACATTCAAGGCTGGAGCTTTGTTGCATTAGTTGCTCTACAAATGTATGATATGACACAACGCTTCATCCCAACAACTGGATTGTTTGTATTCACATCACAACTTAAAATGACACTTACTGTTATCTCAACTTCTTCAATACAAGTGTGGATGTGCAGCACTGCATTATAACCTGGGCAGATAATGGATTTGTGCTCAATTATCACTATCTGTAAAACAATTCAAAATAAGtgcatttttcctaatttcaaTTATAAAAGAACAGAGAATAATCAATGCAGAACTATATTAAAAAGTCAATTGAACAATATACACACAAATTTTTGTCAAAATTTAGGAGTCACTAACTTGTTTATAATATGAaaggaagaaactgaagaaCTGGCCTGATGAGGTCTTGTTTTCACCATTATAAGTATCTGAAACTTCACTGAGAAGTTACATTCAAAAcaacttgtattttaaaaactcaaatTAATGATGTAAGTGTTAAGTATATTAAGTTATTGCCAATTTAGAGATAAGAGTAGTGAATAAGAAATCTGAACTGAAACTTCAAACTACTGAAGTTTTAGATTTGGtggaacaaaatatttccacGGTTTTTACCCCTCtatacagaaattaaatgtagTTATTCTACCTGGGCATCAAACGTGCGTCCAGAATGACAAAGGTTGTTGAGATCACAGAGAATAAATCCTGGAAGGATCTCTTCCTCTTCAATTCCCTTCAGTCTGATCTTTAGATTTTCACCTGGGGCTACTGAGTCAGTTTCTACATCATCAGAAAGGATTCCAAGAACTTCCACGTTGtgcttaaagaaaacaaaacgTAGTTTTGCATTGTGAATAATTTAGCCTGGTACAAAATAACTGTAATATAACAGTATTTCAATAAATAACTCCATTACAGTTTAAATTCATTATATTTGGTTCTGTTAAGCTtcagaacatttaaaatatttgaatggTGAGTTACTAATACTTGaattttttagttctttttcaagttatttttcctgtttccttttgggggggaaggaaaaaaaaaaaaaaggaaaagggggaagaagtAAACCTTTGAGCAATATTAACCCACAGCATGTAAAAGGCTTAGTGGGCCAACTgtacaaacagaaaatataaccCAGCTCAAGTGTGATGATTTGTAGTCCAGCAACTGAGTTTACTAAGGCAGGACAACCCAAGTTCTGAATGCTAAGGAGCTACACACACCCCCTGTCCCCAGAAACATCACCCATGCAAAACATGAGAGCTTAGTTGTGTTCAACAGAGCAACAgaacattttctgattttaagtAATGAGTATCTTTAAGAACCAAGCTCTTTTTTTATGGTAGTAAATTTTCTTAGTATCTAAACCTTCCCATACCTTGTTTGGCATCATCACAAGCTGTTGTCCTTTGCAAATAGAGCCTGACTCCAGCTTCCCAAGGACCACAGTGCCCATGtccttcacagaaagaaatcatTACATAGCagttgaaaacattttcctaaaGAGTCCACTCTATTTATGATTTACCTCTAAGTTTGATTACCTAACTCTATGAAGTTATCTAGCACTGCTAGACTTAGTATTTTGGAAATTGTTCTCATGAAAGATTCCAGATTTTAGGAGTTTAATATAATGCCAAAATTATTCAAttccccctcctgcctctgttCTACAGTTGGAAATGTAACattagcaaaggaaaaaagataccCTCTAAAAGTACAGTAAACAGTCCATTTACTACTTTCTGAAAGCAGCCTCTTTATACTTTCtatgttattattttaatttgtaccTTATATTTATCCACAATTGGCAGCCTGATTGGTCCATCAACTGAACGGTTGAAGTTTGGCAAATTATCCAGGTATGGAATAAATGGTAATCCACTAAAAGAGCAGAAGGCATTTGTTTCAATTTTGTGAGCAcccttccatttaaaaaaattactcagaACGGATAAATGCAGTCCAACAAAAGGAATAATGTTCATCTTGTCATTATTTAGAACAATGACCTCTAAGACAGCTAAATCTATTATAACATCCCATCTGTAGTGTCCACTTCACCCCAGCCAACGTTTAATGCCCAGGAAATGCATGTTTTTAAGTTACATTACAGACATATTTTAcacaaattaattatttgagAATCGTGACAGATTTGTAATGTATTTTGGAAATACAAAACCATAAGCTAGGTCCAAATGTGATTTCcattaatactttttaaagtacACTGAACAACCCCTTCAAACATCACATCCACTGAGAGACATGGCTCGTCCCTAATTACAATACAGCTTCAAGCAAACTGTTCACATCAAACAACTGCTCATTCTAGCAATGTCAACTGCAGCATCACTGGCAAATTCAAGTGCTCGTAAGGCACTGAACTCACACAGCCAGAACTCTGCTAATATTTTACTAATAATCTTCTGCAATTAGCAAATGCTTTTCATTGGCACATTGCATGGCTGTGTTCTTGTTGCTCTGGCTGTATTTCCTCAAGCACTTTGGCACACAACTACAACATATCACACTCTGCTACTTCCCAGCTTCACTGAAGCATTTACTTTTATTGAAATATAGCAAATATTCAGGTTGCTCAATTTAAGATACATACATATACCAAGGACAGAATTCTGACTGTTCTTTAAGGTTTGCTCCAGTCAGTCCTGAGCAGGGCATGAAATGAATGTCCTTTTTGGGATTGAAGCCAACTTTCTTCAAAAATGGCACCAGTTTCTCTTTACATTCCTCATATCTATTAAAATGACAAGCAGATCAAGGTAAGTTCCACTTATTCCAGCACAACATAATACtgtactttaaaaaacccacagacaTTTCAGTTTCATCAGTTAAGTTACTGTGTGAGCAGCAAGCAAACCTAATAAAGCCTGGAGGCCTATTTGCATCTTTTCCCCAAtcttccagcacagctcagtaTTGCCTATTCTCCTATTCCCCCTCATTCCTCTGCTCCACAAAGCATCGTCAGTGGTCTCCACACACTTCAATGACAGGGCTGAGTGAGCAGCAGCCCATGCTGGAACTGCTTAAAGCAAGAGATGCAGGCCAGCACAGGAGGACAGAGCACGCAGACACCTACTGAGGTCATGCTGCAGGCTGGCACTTTAGTGCTGGCTTGGTCTCCTCCAATCTCCTATTCAGTTTCTCAGTGTTTCATGctatttatttctgtcacaCTGCCTCCTCTCAGTCAGGGGCGAATTCAATAATGTCAGAAGGTTGCAGCAGGACCAAGACAGAGCAATTGGGCTTGCCTTAGTCTCTTAGTAAAGTAAGCTGACATTCCAAGGCCCTCATGGCTTCCCACAAAAACTTCCACAATTCTGGGCACAACACACAGCAGGTTCTCTGACAACTCTAGCAAACTTGACTACTGAAAACACAACCACTTCCTTTTTTAGATTCAGTATAAAGTTTCCAAATCAACAATTAACCTATGCCAGAATGCATGGATTTGTTAGATAAGTCTGCATGGATCCAAGCAGTTGAAAGTGAATGTTGGAGAGCAGAACTTGCAGCTTAGTACAGAGGCACTGTCCTAGGCACTATGCTTCTGGTTTTCCTGCCAGTTTTATAACCTCTGTCTTTAGTCCACCAGTCAACCATTCTTTCAGCAGTAATGGGATACAAAATTACTTTACTGAGGAATTACTTTATTTCAGTATCTGTCAATGAAGattagtttttttaatattaaactcACCTTTCATTACTCCAGTTTACAGTTGGATCATCCATTTTATTAATAAGAACTATTAAATGCTTTACACCTGCTGTTTTTGCTAGCATGGCATGTTCTCTTGTTTGTCCACCTTTCTCAAATCCAGTTTCAAACTCTCcttttcttgcagaaataaCCTAATTAAAGATagtattttaatgaaagttCTACAAATCTTTCAACAGAACCAGAAACAATCAATAATACTGCCTTATTCAAAAAACTTTGGGTAATCAGACCTAGTAAAAGCTTTCAAAATGCACTGGTATATCCTCAATATTACCCATTAGTTCTGCACtgacatgtaaaaaaaaaaaaaaaaaaatcacatgatAGCTTTAAGAAGCTGTTAAGTTACTCCAAAACCCACTCATCTCAGTAAACTTAACATTTGAAAATTCTGCCTGCTGTAAGTAaccaaaagaataaagaaacaaataaaaaataaaacccagaagcTTAATTCCACAGtacatgcaaaataaaagtaTCTGATTTGTCCTTACCAGCACAGCAAGATCAGCTTGAGAAGCCCCACCAATCATATTTGGAACAAAGCTCTTGTGTCCAGGAGCATCTAAAATAGTGAAGTGTTTCTTCTCCGTTTCAAAATAGGCACGACCCACTTCTACTGTTTTACCTTTGTCTCGTTCTTCTTGGTTTGTGTCTAAGGCCCATGAAAGGTacctaaaaaaatcccaacccaaaTACTctatttttgtattaatttttattaagtttATATACAATTTGTTAGTCAcaagatgcctttttttttgcttaattattttaactACCTCAGCATTGCtaaactgaagtattttcaaGACCAACAGTCACTTTAACTGACTGTTTTGTGTATACAGTGAGCTGCAGAGCCCATTGCCAGCTCACCTTCACACACCTAGACGGATTCAATTCTAAAAATTCTAGAAACAATTTTCAGTTTCTAAGTTCCTCAGGTATGATCTAACCTCAAATAATTCAAGCTTTGCCTCAGtctcaaaaacaaaacaattcctcCTTCTCAGAATAATTAACTAAAAAATTAGTTCTGATTTGCATATATCATTATTGAGATCTATAATTATTAGTTCTCATTTATTTACACTTATTAAACAGAAGTTGGCTATGAAATAAACACCATCTTTATTCACACtatctttgatatttttattatactGACTCTTGTCCCCtcctaattatttttcctactgGCCACTGACAAGTTAGCTTTCAGTTAGATagatatttcaaaaaaaaatgttacttaGCTCCTTCAGGTTTTTTGAAAATTGGTGAAcataaaggagagaaaaaaaatactaaggATAAAAAAAGTGGTAATAACTCCAGTGAACTGGTTTAACATAGCAGTATTTTTCACCATTAACAGCAGCTTGTAGACATCTTTAGCTTTTGTTTTGTACTGACTGGGTGATGTCTGAAAAgatgctgctgagcagggatcACGGAGGGAGCATCAGGGATTATTAAACATAAAGATGTCCTTTCCAGCTAAAGAGGTTCCCAAGTCAGAGAAGGCACTAAACATTGGGAATTATGGATATATAATCACAGTGttcccctggcagcagctctttgtCACTGACTGAGGTCTGGGTAACCTGCTAGATGGCTTTTGGTGTGTGCCAGGATGTGTGCTCTCAAGTGTTGTGGTCTTTTCCACGGCCTGGGTTTCTGAAAGATTTCAGCCAAGCCAAAGGTCAGGCTTTACTTGGCTAACAAGAGTCAAGTGGGAATTTATGTGTGGCAGCTGGATGGGAAGTCTGTTTGGCACATAAAATTTTTAGGGAAAGACACATTTCTGACTGAAATATCAATTCTGCACTACAGCATAGATCTTCCTGAATCACAAAGTGAAACCACTCAAATTTCAAGACTCTGAATATATGAAGTGACCTAGCAATATCTTTGATAATGACAGAGGTACATCATACTTTGTTGCTCATCATgacacattttaaagaataaaaatagcattCATGGAGGTACTTCCTGCAACTCAGTCTCTAaaagagaagaggggaaaaggaaaactgtttctCAAGTGTCCATAGTTTCTGAGGAAAAGTCCTGATATATTTATTACTACAGTGAGCTCCCCATAGTGGGACAATGGTTGCTTGGTGAAAAGAACTATGTCACCCTTTCTATTCCCCTCTCTTACACATGGTACAGTGAGTTCAGGGCAATGCCCATCCCCTGAGAGTTCCACCATTGCTCCACCCCTACGGAAGTCTTTAGGCTGCTCTTTTTCCAGAGCCCTTTGAACTCCTATTATCCTCCAGCCAAAAAGAGACAGCTTTCAAAAGGGAAACCAATTTTGCAGGAGTAGTTTGAAGGAGAAATCAGGCTGCTGCATGTGCTGTATATACACACGCTgctcccccaaaacccaaccGATCAaaagacaacaacaaaacccaaaccaaacaagagACCTGCAAAAAGTCCACCCAGGACAAGAGCATTGTATTGCCTGGAGGAAGCCAGGGCTACTGGGACAGAGACTACAACCAGTTTCATTGCAGTGAAAGAGCAGAGTGTGCTACTATCTTCAGTAAGTTCATACcatgtttctctgtttttttctttagcttctctttcatatttttcaagtgttcttTTGTCAACCATTCCCGTCAAATACCTAAGAGGAGGCAAAATAAAAGTGCAATTTTACATAAAGCAGAAAGATATTTCCAAATAGTTAAATACTTACACAATCCCTGCAGATTATTATAATTGGGGAAtaaagatattaattttttttaatcttcacaAAAAGGACGAAGTTTAACCAATAGTATAAAGCAGtttcaaactgcattttaaaatacaaagaaaaacagccacCTTCTAAGAaagtgattaatttttaaaatttggtaaTGTTTGCTTTCGCATAGTTACTTCCATTAAGTGAAAATCCTATAGCAATAAAATTAATCTGCTGGAATTAAGAAATTCCAAAGAATTTCTCAACTGACTGGGATAGTAACATTCTGTTATAAAAGTATTAACATATGCTGATTAAAgccacaaagaaaatattactcATTTTAATTGATGTTTTTTAATTCACAAGAAGAGGAAATCTAAAAATTTAAGAGTTTCCTTACATTATTTGTCCTCCAATAGTTGACTTGCCagcatctaaaaaaaaaaaatccaagtcaTCAACAATTTACAATTCTAGAAAAAGCAAACCATTACAAACTAAGTAATCTAATTTATTTccaagagatttatttttttaaccataatCTAAGTTTTTGGAAGCACCTTGCACCTTCCCTTGTTCCTATAATAATTTGTTGCCAATTAAATTACACTTAAATTTGAACGTgctgttttcatatttataaattCAGCATTATCCATAACAAAAACCTCTCACCAAGTAGTGATCCAGCTAAAGCAAGGGTCAAGAGCGTGGGAAGCTCTTGCAAAAtccccttccctgcttcctTTATCCCTTGTCCCTAACTAGTGTGCGCTGCTCTTCAATACTGGGATGTACCTCTGCCCACGGCCCCTTTACTTTGTGTGACTCCATTCTGAATTTACCTAAGGACTAAATTACAGTAGCTCTAAGTTGATAAGTAACTACAGAAATGAAAGGACAGAATTTACTGTGTAACTTGTGATTCAATAATTCTTCTCTACTTTTGACGCCACCCAAGTTTTTCTGAAGCTTGTCGAAACTATTAAATGAGGATATTTTGCtataaatacttcttttaaCGATGAATTATGTTAACCTATTGTTTGTAATCCTACAAATTTTAGTATTTAGAATAATAATCTAATCTAATAGCAAGAaccctttttatttaaaataagcagaaaagaagCACCGCtttctgattttgttctttAGATCATGAACACAGATGTGTCACTTCAGCACTCAACAGAGCAGGTACTTGAGAAATCATGAACACACGCACTGTTGTGTCCAAGAGAACACACTCTACCCTTGGCACTCTACCCCAAAAAGacctttaaatttttcattttccagagcagcttcaTTAGAATGAGTGCTTCTGTGAGCCTGAAGACATGGTGAATACGAAGAACAGCATTCGTTTCTAATCCTCTGAGTTCTAGATAATACACAACAGATAGATCCAATTACTTCACCTTCACTTACAACTTACCTACGTGTCCAATGAATACTACATTTACGTGCTCTTTTTTAGGAGCACCTGGAGGTGCTACAACAGATTTCGGTTTTGgtatttcctcctcctcttccatcATTTCCTGAGCGCTCTCTTCAGAAGGCCCTGCATCCCCTGTGGGACCACTTCCTAGCTCTGCTTCACTTGGTTCTTCTTTGTGGTCCCATGACTCTTCCGGGGACATTTCTGTCTCTCCATTTTCCACTAAAAATGAACCAGTTAGATATATTCAAATtgataaagaaattaaaaagaattacGCTGGGGAAAAGCCCCTGCCCCACAGATGCAATCACAAGGCTTTAATTACTAGGTCTGTTAACATTTTCCTATAGAAAAAGGGACAACTGCTGCttgtttctgaaatttttaataCCAGGAGCTTTCAAGCTAGCTGTGTGCTGACATAAGACATCTAGAATTCAGAGGAGTAAGAAACTTCTCTTTTAACAAGGTAAcaattttacaaagaaaaagcaaatctgAAGATCCACTCAGACCAGCACCGTGGTCTGAATCCACAGACACACGCTACCAgatgtttaaaaagcaaaggacaGGGATTACAGTTTAAGTTCACTCAGAAGCCATACAAAAACAATGAGAAAGATACAATTTCCATGTTCTGATTGTTCACATTACTGACCACTTCGAAGTTTTTTGTTAATCACCATTCCACACATTAATGGGGCTATTTTgtaatacaaaattattttttaataaagcagtGATCATTTTACGGTGTCCAAGTAATCAAATTGCACCTCTTGATGTATACTAGTTTTCAATTACCTCTTTCTTCATCCAAATATAATGAGACAACAAAAACCAGTAAGGACTATTTGTAAGTATGAGGCTCTACTACTTTGTTTGCAGTGATTCAGCAAAAGCACTGCAGTAGTACATTATAGTACTATCACAGTGAAAAGGAACAGGTCTCATCTTACCAACAGATTCTGAAATTTCCATGTTAACAGCAGCATTTGAAcctaggagaaaaaaaggggaaaaaaatgaatcatTAAAGACACATTTTTACCATGATAGTAGtcaagaacaaagaaaaatgagtgaCTAAATTAATAAAAGGACAGTTCAGTGTTTTGGCACTTGCCAAAGCTTTTCAATATAGAAGTTCATTTTGAAAAGTCTGCTTCACGCTAGTTTTATGATCTTCCATAAGCCACTTTATGAGCCTTTCTCAACTGACcataaaactgtaaataaacaCAGATAATCACACTGCCTTACGAGAATAGTATCAGGATAATGAAGAGTGGAAAGGTTCACAGAGATGTTAAAGAGGAGattatttgcaatatttttttaaaaatcatgtgtAATGAAGATCACAAAAGCAACTACCTTCACAAGAGGCTGTCTGCTCCTCTGGAGAAGGCTCTACAGGTGcacctgcagagaaaaaaaagtttatcttttaaaatacagtgatgTAACCAATTTCCAAACTTTGTTATAAAAGACCATCTCCCAACTTTATCACAAGAAGtatatggaaagaaaaaccacTTCCCTCCTCACCAAGCAGTACTAAACACAGCCTCTAAGCAGAAATACTGCTAAAGAACACTGCCCAAATGTGGTGAAATATACCTCTTCTAAAAACAGCCCATTTTCCCCCCTGCATGGAAAGATACACTTAGAGCAAGCAATTTTTCTATACATAGTATTTTACCTGCCCATCCTTTTTGAGCATGAGGGTTATTTTTAAGTGTCAGTGTCTAACTGGTGTTTAAAAACATCAAAGCAGTTTCATTGTATCCAAAGACACAATGCCTGTGTGGTGTCaggcacacagctcctgcttaCAGGCATGTCTATACTGCTCTTGTTCCTCACTTCCACTAAATGTTGAGTAGGAAATAGAAACAAGCTATTAAGAACAAATTCTTAACATCTTCTGTAGTTATCAGGGTCAAGAGATGATAAACTCATTCAGATGTCCGGTAAGTTTGCCAGTCCTCTTAAACACCACAGCACAGTCCCATTACTTGGAGGGCAATCTCAACAGTCATGTGCATGTATCAAAGCCACAAGTATGGGGTTTGGATAAATCACTCAACCCTCTCATGCACTAAACTATGCCACTACGTTTTATACTGAGGTACAAGTAATTATTAAATCTGCTAGGAGTGATACATTCCAATTAACACTTACACCACTCAATGTTTTGGGACATTATTTCACACGATCAAGGGGCCTTCTTTAACTATCCCTAAAACCTTAACCTATTTAGTTTTATCTTGGTATAAGTTCAACTTCATAATGCTTTCATTATCTCTTTTTTCAACCACCTACAAAATTCATACCCTCTGTTTAGCTGTACTCCAGCTCTCCTTCAACTGAATTCTAAACACAGATCTTAGAGCATCACTTGCTCTATACGCATGATGGGACCTAAAGATGAAACAAATCCCctcaaaagaacaaaaccataCAGAGAAGGACCTGATTCTAAGCCTCTTTGCTTTCGCACTGTTTGCGTATTTGCTGTAGACTTCTCTAAAGTGGAGCAGCGCCgggagagctggcagagggCCAGAGGACAGGGCTTTGCAGGCAGGGTGAATGTGGGTCACAGCACAACATCCAGTGGCCAGCAGCAAACTGTGGAGGGGGCACAGCAATGCCTGCCAGGAAACCATTCCCTGCACTCCTGTGTTGGATCAAACATGAGCTACACTCCCAAAAACAAGCCAACAAGACTTTAAGAGAATGATTTAATATAGTCAGTAAAAGCATGAGAATAGAATACCCTTAGATCTTTTTTAAGAAATGATATATTACTCCTATTTGGCAGCTGGAAAACCCTCAAATCAGCCCATTCGTGAGTGTGGTAAGCAGGTGGCACAAAATCTAGGCATGAACCTAAAGCCTCCATTTTGTAGCACATCAGAAGATTGTTGGTTATTTCACATGTACTGTGGTTGGgatgcataaatattttaattataagaTCATTTCAACAAGCTTTTGATTTCACTCCAGAAGTTTGTgtataatgaaaaatgtatcAAATGGCAGT encodes the following:
- the GSPT1 gene encoding eukaryotic peptide chain release factor GTP-binding subunit ERF3A isoform X1 — its product is MEANGSGSGSSSDSAPDCWDQADIEPGSGAGPGCAPPAAEAEAQQELLGAAFSRQLNVNAKPFVPNVHAAEFVPSFLRGGPAPGLPPPSPPPGLPPPPPLGNRGAGTAEGEGGREGWGPCWEGAGRECLARRGRGAPVEPSPEEQTASCEGSNAAVNMEISESVVENGETEMSPEESWDHKEEPSEAELGSGPTGDAGPSEESAQEMMEEEEEIPKPKSVVAPPGAPKKEHVNVVFIGHVDAGKSTIGGQIMYLTGMVDKRTLEKYEREAKEKNRETWYLSWALDTNQEERDKGKTVEVGRAYFETEKKHFTILDAPGHKSFVPNMIGGASQADLAVLVISARKGEFETGFEKGGQTREHAMLAKTAGVKHLIVLINKMDDPTVNWSNERYEECKEKLVPFLKKVGFNPKKDIHFMPCSGLTGANLKEQSEFCPWYIGLPFIPYLDNLPNFNRSVDGPIRLPIVDKYKDMGTVVLGKLESGSICKGQQLVMMPNKHNVEVLGILSDDVETDSVAPGENLKIRLKGIEEEEILPGFILCDLNNLCHSGRTFDAQIVIIEHKSIICPGYNAVLHIHTCIEEVEITALICLVDKKTGEKSKTRPRFVKQDQVCIARLRTAGTICLETFKDFPQMGRFTLRDEGKTIAIGKVLKLVPEKD
- the GSPT1 gene encoding eukaryotic peptide chain release factor GTP-binding subunit ERF3A isoform X3 — encoded protein: MEANGSGSGSSSDSAPDCWDQADIEPGSGAGPGCAPPAAEAEAQQELLGAAFSRQLNVNAKPFVPNVHAAEFVPSFLRGGPAPGLPPPSPPPGLPPPPPLGAPVEPSPEEQTASCEGSNAAVNMEISESVVENGETEMSPEESWDHKEEPSEAELGSGPTGDAGPSEESAQEMMEEEEEIPKPKSVVAPPGAPKKEHVNVVFIGHVDAGKSTIGGQIMYLTGMVDKRTLEKYEREAKEKNRETWYLSWALDTNQEERDKGKTVEVGRAYFETEKKHFTILDAPGHKSFVPNMIGGASQADLAVLVISARKGEFETGFEKGGQTREHAMLAKTAGVKHLIVLINKMDDPTVNWSNERYEECKEKLVPFLKKVGFNPKKDIHFMPCSGLTGANLKEQSEFCPWYIGLPFIPYLDNLPNFNRSVDGPIRLPIVDKYKDMGTVVLGKLESGSICKGQQLVMMPNKHNVEVLGILSDDVETDSVAPGENLKIRLKGIEEEEILPGFILCDLNNLCHSGRTFDAQIVIIEHKSIICPGYNAVLHIHTCIEEVEITALICLVDKKTGEKSKTRPRFVKQDQVCIARLRTAGTICLETFKDFPQMGRFTLRDEGKTIAIGKVLKLVPEKD
- the GSPT1 gene encoding eukaryotic peptide chain release factor GTP-binding subunit ERF3A isoform X2; translation: MEANGSGSGSSSDSAPDCWDQADIEPGSGAGPGCAPPAAEAEAQQELLGAAFSRQLNVNAKPFVPNVHAAEFVPSFLRGGPAPGLPPPSPPPGLPPPPPLGAPVEPSPEEQTASCEGSNAAVNMEISESVVENGETEMSPEESWDHKEEPSEAELGSGPTGDAGPSEESAQEMMEEEEEIPKPKSVVAPPGAPKKEHVNVVFIGHVDAGKSTIGGQIMYLTGMVDKRTLEKYEREAKEKNRETWYLSWALDTNQEERDKGKTVEVGRAYFETEKKHFTILDAPGHKSFVPNMIGGASQADLAVLVISARKGEFETGFEKGGQTREHAMLAKTAGVKHLIVLINKMDDPTVNWSNERYEECKEKLVPFLKKVGFNPKKDIHFMPCSGLTGANLKEQSEFCPWYIGLPFIPYLDNLPNFNRSVDGPIRLPIVDKYKDMGTVVLGKLESGSICKGQQLVMMPNKHNVEVLGILSDDVETDSVAPGENLKIRLKGIEEEEILPGFILCDLNNLCHSGRTFDAQIVIIEHKSIICPGYNAVLHIHTCIEEVEITALICLVDKKTGEKSKTRPRFVKQDQVCIARLRTAGTICLETFKDFPQMGRFTLRDEGKAASAAVTDCCNNCLEIGAHAWQ